Proteins encoded by one window of Prosthecobacter debontii:
- a CDS encoding aspartate aminotransferase family protein, whose amino-acid sequence MNDFEPAWLDQYVMPNYGRFPVWPVRGEGPYLWDTEGKKYLDFAGGVAVCPLGHSHPEVAEAIAEQAKTLIHVSNWYCIKGQAQLARVIVEEMVKIPGKCFFCNSGAEANEGMIKLARKYGVTKPLADGSPRYEIITFTGSFHGRTFGAMSATAQEKIHGGFGPIVPGFVYVPFNDAEALKKAITDKTVAILFEPVQGESGVNPVTPDFLRTVNSLCQQHDLLMLLDEVQCGFGRTGETCGWRSIVPGDEIKPDAISWAKSIGSGYPLGSFWIQDRALAEHDARKLCDLLGPGTHGTTYGGSPLACAAGLATLNVILRDDLPARSAKLGRQIAGEVASWKHPLITDIRAFGMMIGFELNEEALMQKAAVKDSGKIASIYVAKAMLDAGLLVVPAGPKVVRWLPPMNLTEAHATEALGIFQTTLDQLTTLG is encoded by the coding sequence ATGAATGACTTTGAGCCCGCGTGGCTGGACCAGTATGTGATGCCTAACTACGGGCGGTTTCCCGTGTGGCCGGTGCGCGGAGAGGGACCTTACCTGTGGGACACGGAAGGTAAGAAGTATCTCGACTTTGCAGGCGGTGTGGCGGTGTGCCCCCTGGGACACTCCCACCCGGAAGTGGCGGAGGCCATCGCTGAACAGGCGAAGACCCTCATCCATGTCTCCAACTGGTATTGCATCAAGGGCCAAGCTCAGCTGGCCCGCGTGATCGTGGAGGAGATGGTGAAGATCCCCGGCAAGTGCTTCTTCTGCAACAGCGGCGCCGAGGCCAATGAAGGCATGATCAAGCTGGCCCGTAAATACGGCGTCACCAAGCCCCTGGCGGATGGTAGCCCACGCTATGAGATCATCACCTTTACCGGCAGCTTCCATGGCCGCACCTTCGGCGCGATGAGCGCGACGGCTCAGGAGAAGATTCATGGCGGCTTCGGCCCCATCGTGCCGGGCTTTGTCTATGTGCCCTTCAACGATGCTGAAGCGCTGAAGAAGGCCATCACGGATAAAACCGTGGCCATCCTGTTTGAGCCTGTGCAAGGCGAGAGCGGCGTCAATCCCGTGACGCCGGATTTCCTGCGCACGGTCAACTCCCTCTGCCAACAGCATGACCTGCTGATGCTGCTGGATGAAGTGCAGTGCGGCTTTGGCAGAACGGGGGAAACCTGCGGCTGGCGCTCCATCGTCCCTGGGGATGAGATCAAGCCCGATGCCATCAGTTGGGCTAAATCCATCGGCAGCGGTTACCCGCTCGGTTCCTTCTGGATCCAAGATCGGGCCCTGGCGGAACATGACGCCCGTAAGCTCTGCGACCTCCTCGGCCCAGGCACCCATGGCACCACCTACGGCGGCAGTCCCCTGGCCTGCGCGGCGGGTCTGGCCACGCTGAATGTCATCCTGCGGGACGACCTCCCGGCCCGCTCGGCCAAGCTGGGCAGGCAGATCGCCGGTGAAGTCGCTTCCTGGAAGCATCCCCTCATCACGGACATCCGCGCCTTTGGCATGATGATCGGCTTTGAGCTGAATGAGGAGGCCCTCATGCAGAAGGCAGCCGTCAAAGACTCTGGCAAGATCGCCTCCATCTATGTGGCCAAAGCCATGCTGGATGCCGGTCTCCTCGTCGTGCCTGCCGGGCCGAAAGTCGTGCGCTGGCTGCCGCCGATGAACCTCACGGAAGCCCACGCCACCGAAGCCCTCGGCATCTTCCAAACGACCCTCGATCAGCTGACAACCCTTGGTTAG
- the argB gene encoding acetylglutamate kinase, translating to MNDNPIQKADVLLEALPYMQGFRGCTFLIKVGGSAMEDPAVVDTFLKDVVFLEAVGINPVIVHGGGKAISKAMKDSGLEAKFINGMRVTDEETIKIVEETLARVINPEIVNKINAFGGKAVGVPGTEVFTGEKMKGDLGWVGEVNDCKLGLIQAAVAGEFVPVVSPVAREQVSGRTLNVNADLAACALATRMKATKLIFLSDVRGVMRDPKDNETLIPSLDPAAIEGLKKEGIISGGMIPKVDSSLESLRGGVGKVHLIDGRIPHALILEIFTDVGIGTEIHL from the coding sequence ATGAACGACAACCCGATCCAGAAAGCTGATGTCCTCCTCGAAGCCTTGCCCTACATGCAGGGATTCCGAGGCTGTACCTTTCTGATCAAGGTCGGCGGCAGCGCCATGGAGGACCCTGCGGTGGTGGATACCTTCCTGAAGGACGTGGTTTTCCTGGAAGCCGTGGGCATCAATCCTGTGATCGTGCACGGCGGTGGCAAGGCCATCTCGAAGGCCATGAAGGACAGCGGTCTGGAAGCCAAGTTCATCAATGGCATGCGCGTCACCGATGAGGAGACGATCAAGATCGTGGAAGAAACCCTGGCCCGGGTGATCAACCCCGAGATCGTGAACAAGATCAATGCCTTTGGCGGCAAGGCCGTGGGCGTGCCCGGCACGGAGGTCTTCACTGGTGAAAAGATGAAGGGCGATCTCGGCTGGGTGGGCGAGGTGAATGACTGCAAGCTCGGTCTGATCCAAGCGGCGGTGGCCGGTGAATTCGTCCCGGTCGTCTCCCCCGTCGCCCGTGAGCAAGTGAGTGGCAGGACGCTGAACGTGAATGCTGACCTCGCCGCCTGTGCCCTGGCCACACGGATGAAGGCGACCAAACTGATTTTCCTGAGCGATGTGCGCGGCGTGATGCGCGATCCGAAGGACAACGAAACCCTGATCCCCAGCCTGGACCCGGCGGCGATCGAAGGCCTGAAAAAGGAAGGCATCATCAGTGGAGGCATGATCCCGAAAGTGGACTCCTCCCTGGAATCCCTCCGAGGTGGCGTGGGGAAAGTGCACCTGATCGACGGTCGCATTCCTCACGCACTGATTCTGGAGATCTTCACGGATGTGGGGATCGGAACCGAAATCCACCTGTGA
- a CDS encoding SLATT domain-containing protein, with the protein MPKSSDHSTQLVPTDSKQVLASYLQENDWSKELNYKLWVTKGSRFCAAQRLEKISDASTTAITFLTAYLIIIGLVPVFMPSVNEKVPPSLLGLSSVGISILVLAYSLLESSRRYALRSYLYHDCAIQVGKLYDALRQAKELEEDSTKRASAIRQITQDYERTLDRYENHTPIDYDIFKTQKPDYFKLSFRERWGTYLRAYYQTTFKYHLLIVLPPITVVALYWLLE; encoded by the coding sequence ATGCCAAAAAGTAGCGATCATTCTACGCAGCTTGTACCCACGGACTCCAAGCAGGTTCTAGCAAGCTACTTGCAGGAGAACGACTGGAGCAAGGAACTGAACTACAAGCTATGGGTTACGAAGGGCTCACGATTTTGTGCCGCTCAGCGCCTTGAGAAGATCTCAGACGCATCCACGACAGCGATCACGTTTCTGACAGCTTATCTGATCATCATTGGTCTCGTTCCTGTATTCATGCCGAGTGTGAACGAGAAGGTTCCTCCTTCGTTGCTTGGGCTTAGCTCCGTCGGTATCTCCATTCTCGTTTTGGCATACAGTCTCCTAGAGTCATCTCGTCGTTATGCATTACGATCCTATCTTTACCACGATTGCGCCATTCAAGTCGGGAAGCTCTATGATGCTCTCCGGCAGGCAAAGGAACTCGAAGAGGACAGCACCAAGAGGGCCTCAGCTATTCGACAGATCACTCAGGATTATGAGCGAACACTTGATCGCTACGAGAACCACACTCCGATTGACTACGACATCTTTAAGACTCAGAAACCTGATTACTTTAAGTTGAGCTTCAGAGAGCGCTGGGGGACGTACTTGCGAGCGTATTACCAGACCACCTTCAAATACCATCTTCTTATCGTCCTACCACCCATCACCGTGGTAGCGCTCTACTGGCTACTTGAATGA
- a CDS encoding FRG domain-containing protein — protein sequence MIEEITIDSWESLNLALFADTENKRTHRFRSNFAYRGVSNKDYSLKPGIARLTPPYPGMEENLLKQFKKYAARDVVERDTDWHWLTVAQHHGLPTRLLDWSYSPLIATHFATANLVSRTTPDAAIWKVNFAQVHELLQAKETKVLREYGSKIFSIDALCVGIPSIEALNGHSSSSNEVAVFFEPPSIDDRVINQFAYFSALSDPFLAFDDWLKHPTVSAKVDAKKIIIPSALKWEFRDKLDQCNINERVLMPGLDGLCAWLKRHYTPLSKP from the coding sequence ATGATTGAAGAAATTACGATTGATTCTTGGGAATCCCTAAATCTAGCCTTGTTCGCGGACACTGAGAATAAGCGGACTCATCGGTTCAGGTCTAACTTCGCTTATCGAGGTGTGTCTAATAAGGACTACTCTCTAAAGCCAGGAATTGCTCGGCTTACTCCTCCTTACCCTGGGATGGAGGAAAATTTGCTAAAGCAGTTTAAAAAGTATGCGGCTCGTGACGTCGTTGAGCGAGACACCGACTGGCATTGGTTGACAGTTGCCCAGCATCACGGCTTGCCGACCCGTCTTCTTGATTGGTCATATTCTCCCTTGATTGCGACTCACTTTGCTACGGCAAATCTCGTTTCGCGAACCACTCCCGATGCAGCAATTTGGAAGGTCAATTTTGCCCAAGTGCATGAACTTCTTCAGGCAAAGGAAACAAAGGTGTTGAGGGAGTATGGCTCGAAGATTTTCTCAATCGATGCGCTATGTGTAGGAATTCCTAGCATCGAAGCACTGAACGGACATTCTTCATCGTCGAACGAAGTGGCTGTGTTTTTCGAACCACCATCAATTGATGACCGAGTAATCAACCAATTCGCATATTTTTCGGCGTTAAGTGACCCCTTTCTGGCATTTGATGATTGGTTAAAGCATCCGACCGTAAGCGCCAAGGTCGATGCGAAGAAAATCATTATTCCATCGGCGCTCAAATGGGAGTTCCGAGACAAGCTCGATCAGTGCAATATCAATGAAAGAGTGTTAATGCCGGGTCTTGATGGGCTTTGCGCGTGGTTGAAGCGCCATTACACTCCCTTATCAAAGCCGTAG
- a CDS encoding DUF4430 domain-containing protein gives MNTVTVTIIGGPSIAVPWIQNMNAQQALEGAYNQINNTSQFTFSLQYYGAQFGYLVMMINETYDSFISSAAPFFYWAFYLNGVTSQTGIDQTVLNAGDTITFAFETYSAETHQASTLGIKHSRQMDASQKSNA, from the coding sequence ATGAACACTGTTACAGTTACAATCATCGGTGGACCAAGCATTGCCGTTCCTTGGATCCAAAACATGAATGCGCAGCAAGCACTGGAAGGAGCATACAATCAAATCAACAACACAAGCCAATTTACGTTTTCTCTTCAATATTATGGCGCACAATTTGGCTACTTAGTCATGATGATAAATGAAACATATGATTCTTTCATTTCCTCTGCCGCACCGTTTTTTTACTGGGCATTTTACCTGAACGGAGTGACCTCTCAGACCGGAATTGACCAGACTGTGTTAAACGCAGGGGATACTATTACATTTGCCTTTGAGACGTATTCCGCCGAGACGCATCAAGCATCCACTTTGGGGATCAAGCACTCTCGCCAAATGGATGCCAGCCAAAAAAGTAATGCCTAA
- a CDS encoding DUF4240 domain-containing protein — protein sequence MTEDEFWKLIENSRKESGECEAQAAALAWLLSAQSAQEIQSFDDIFAAKRAEAYRWDLWGAAYLINGGCSDDGFEYFRCWLIGQGRDVFENVLKNPDSLANLLSGDEDDVECEDLLYVADRAYEDLIGDPLPPRTYSGPLEPQGSEWDEDDLTEMFPQLAVKFS from the coding sequence ATGACCGAAGATGAATTCTGGAAGCTCATTGAAAACAGCCGCAAAGAGTCGGGCGAGTGTGAGGCGCAGGCGGCAGCACTGGCTTGGTTGCTGTCGGCTCAATCAGCACAGGAGATTCAATCGTTCGATGACATTTTCGCTGCAAAACGTGCGGAGGCCTACCGCTGGGATCTGTGGGGTGCGGCCTATCTAATCAACGGCGGGTGCTCCGACGACGGCTTCGAGTATTTCCGCTGTTGGCTCATCGGGCAGGGGCGCGATGTTTTCGAGAATGTCCTGAAGAATCCCGATTCCTTGGCAAATCTGCTGTCGGGTGATGAGGATGATGTGGAGTGCGAGGATCTTTTGTATGTCGCTGATCGAGCGTATGAGGATCTGATTGGAGATCCATTGCCACCGCGCACGTATTCAGGGCCACTTGAGCCGCAGGGTTCCGAGTGGGATGAAGATGATTTGACCGAGATGTTCCCGCAGCTAGCTGTCAAATTCTCGTAA
- a CDS encoding metallophosphoesterase: protein MNRRRALKTLFCSSAALSLNLQSEAEAKVASKAIHLLAIGDFGTGGSDQKAVAKAMREFVVSKKIQPAGLWMLGDNIYGSTIERAAKDRAEKAWKEAKELEKQKDGPKAKPKDSYYKESSKDAFSVKSKRWQTDIEEMYPRSIFPGPQWAVLGNHDYHDNIGGEKVQLAYAKKEGVRWHMPEKWYRVDLGSPEPLVTFLAVDTNFPVISGTKHKKTGKIQSHMSEKEHAKQNEWLKAELAKPRAPFTVVVGHHPLYSNGIHRDTKPLIEEWGKLFQEHKVHAYLCGHDHDMQHLELEGLFTSFILSGGGGARVRELTNKERKMPYGDHLNGFTHIQIEPHSLTISHHALNGGVLHRLVKKQDGKVIV, encoded by the coding sequence ATGAATCGCCGACGCGCCCTCAAGACCCTTTTCTGCTCCAGCGCAGCCTTGTCGCTCAATCTCCAGTCCGAGGCCGAGGCCAAGGTCGCCAGTAAGGCCATTCACCTGCTCGCCATCGGCGACTTCGGCACGGGAGGCTCGGATCAAAAAGCCGTGGCGAAAGCCATGCGGGAGTTTGTCGTGAGCAAAAAGATCCAACCCGCCGGTCTCTGGATGCTGGGCGACAACATCTACGGCTCCACCATCGAGCGCGCCGCCAAGGACCGTGCGGAAAAAGCGTGGAAGGAGGCTAAAGAATTGGAGAAGCAAAAGGACGGCCCCAAAGCCAAGCCGAAAGACAGCTACTACAAGGAAAGCTCCAAAGATGCCTTCAGCGTCAAATCCAAGCGCTGGCAGACCGACATCGAAGAGATGTATCCCCGCAGCATCTTCCCCGGTCCCCAATGGGCCGTGCTGGGCAATCACGACTACCACGACAACATCGGCGGGGAGAAGGTGCAGCTCGCCTATGCCAAGAAAGAAGGCGTGCGCTGGCACATGCCGGAGAAATGGTATCGCGTCGATCTCGGCAGCCCGGAACCCCTCGTCACCTTCCTCGCCGTGGATACCAACTTCCCCGTCATCAGCGGCACCAAGCATAAGAAAACGGGCAAGATCCAAAGCCACATGAGCGAGAAGGAGCACGCCAAGCAAAACGAGTGGCTTAAAGCGGAATTGGCCAAACCTCGCGCCCCCTTCACCGTCGTCGTCGGCCACCATCCGCTGTATTCCAACGGCATCCACCGCGACACCAAGCCCCTGATTGAAGAATGGGGAAAACTCTTCCAGGAGCACAAAGTCCACGCCTACCTCTGCGGCCATGACCACGACATGCAGCACCTGGAGTTGGAAGGCCTCTTCACCTCCTTCATCCTCTCCGGTGGCGGCGGTGCCCGCGTGCGTGAACTGACCAATAAAGAGCGCAAGATGCCTTATGGCGATCACCTCAATGGCTTCACCCACATTCAGATCGAGCCCCATTCCCTGACGATTTCCCATCACGCCCTCAACGGCGGCGTGCTGCATCGTCTGGTCAAAAAACAGGACGGTAAGGTGATCGTCTGA
- a CDS encoding L,D-transpeptidase family protein translates to MPPIPLRALSFCFVALALASCVSTTGPRGGQTQYLEAFDPNSVPHSALYNQDMDSYWDGDGMVGAPSIVIDISDQKAYFYKGNSLAGVSALSTGDEKHPTTQGRFKITEKDQWHKSNLYGDFVDGAGNVVVANIDVTKDKAPPGTRFEGSKMHHFMRFVGGIGMHEGFLPGYPASHGCVRMPGHMAAIFYNNVEKGTPVTVRP, encoded by the coding sequence ATGCCCCCCATCCCCCTTCGCGCGCTCAGTTTTTGTTTCGTGGCCCTTGCCTTGGCTTCCTGCGTTTCCACCACTGGGCCCCGCGGCGGACAGACCCAGTATCTGGAGGCGTTTGATCCGAACAGCGTCCCTCACTCAGCTCTCTACAATCAGGACATGGATTCCTATTGGGATGGTGATGGCATGGTCGGCGCTCCGAGCATCGTCATCGATATCAGTGATCAGAAGGCTTATTTCTACAAAGGCAACTCCTTGGCAGGGGTGTCCGCCCTTTCGACCGGGGACGAAAAGCATCCCACCACTCAGGGGCGGTTTAAAATCACCGAAAAGGATCAGTGGCATAAATCGAACCTCTATGGGGACTTCGTGGACGGCGCTGGCAATGTGGTGGTGGCGAATATTGATGTGACCAAAGACAAGGCACCTCCGGGAACTCGTTTTGAGGGGTCTAAAATGCATCACTTCATGCGTTTCGTGGGCGGTATCGGGATGCATGAAGGGTTCCTGCCCGGGTATCCTGCTTCACACGGTTGTGTGCGTATGCCAGGGCACATGGCGGCCATTTTCTACAATAATGTGGAGAAGGGGACCCCGGTGACTGTCCGCCCTTGA
- a CDS encoding rhodanese-like domain-containing protein, which produces MPSAPSDLPLEVSVDEVSYLLDRPGAPKPRLVDCRELDEWQICHLSGAQLVPLSQFGELAPQRFSQPAEHVIIYCHHGMRSLRAAEWLRQRGFTQVQSMRGGIDAWAELVEPEMPRY; this is translated from the coding sequence ATGCCGTCTGCTCCATCAGATCTGCCTTTGGAAGTCAGTGTGGATGAGGTCAGTTATCTGCTGGACAGGCCCGGTGCACCGAAGCCTCGCCTTGTGGATTGTCGGGAGCTGGATGAATGGCAGATCTGCCATCTGAGCGGTGCGCAGTTGGTGCCGCTGTCGCAATTTGGTGAATTGGCCCCTCAGCGTTTCAGTCAGCCGGCTGAGCACGTCATCATTTACTGCCATCATGGCATGCGCAGCCTGCGGGCGGCGGAGTGGCTGCGTCAGCGTGGATTCACGCAGGTGCAGTCGATGCGAGGTGGGATCGATGCATGGGCGGAACTTGTCGAACCGGAAATGCCGCGTTATTGA
- a CDS encoding DUF1802 family protein, which produces MKHDLPSTAVGFKEWAYVCESLVQGVQSLILRKGGIHEGRGGFEWKHRQFFLFPTWFHTQGERLTWVPENAESFPPEDERTSVEIDGFATLEQVWKVTDWSQMEEIAPLHVWKEEIVKERFVYDEESCLHVALVRAYKLPERWSFPYSKSYGGCRSWVNLPEQGLSLLEKAVPAMPDAEWDAVARQLRDLLN; this is translated from the coding sequence TTGAAACACGATCTTCCTTCCACCGCAGTTGGCTTCAAAGAATGGGCCTACGTCTGTGAATCCCTCGTGCAGGGAGTGCAGAGTTTGATTCTCCGCAAAGGCGGCATTCATGAAGGGCGGGGGGGCTTTGAGTGGAAACACCGCCAGTTCTTTCTGTTTCCCACTTGGTTTCATACTCAGGGAGAGCGCCTCACCTGGGTGCCTGAGAATGCCGAGAGCTTTCCCCCCGAAGACGAGCGCACGAGTGTGGAGATCGATGGCTTTGCGACCCTGGAGCAGGTGTGGAAGGTGACGGACTGGAGCCAGATGGAAGAGATCGCCCCGCTGCATGTTTGGAAGGAAGAGATCGTCAAAGAGCGCTTTGTGTATGACGAAGAAAGCTGTCTGCATGTGGCGCTGGTGCGTGCTTATAAGCTGCCTGAGCGCTGGAGCTTTCCTTACTCGAAGAGTTACGGAGGCTGCCGCTCCTGGGTGAATCTGCCGGAGCAGGGGCTGAGCCTGCTGGAAAAGGCAGTGCCTGCGATGCCGGATGCCGAGTGGGACGCCGTGGCCCGTCAGTTGCGAGACCTGCTCAACTGA
- a CDS encoding hybrid sensor histidine kinase/response regulator, which yields MNAPPTSPPKYHVLYVDDEEKALHYFRQMFEDEFIIHTATNAAEGYRILEAYGHQIGILLTDQRMPGESGVELMDRARRLHPNLVRILVTAFTDYQTAVKAVNEGRAYRYLHKPLDPEQLASVLRQGMEYYATLMERETLLTENAENIRSTLMADRVAGMGIMAEGLNHHLRNALTVVRAFIDLAPMKLMEEIEGRPPRDANFWVETQHQAQAQIERIQTLLNHLAHASHSRKLERKDSIHLGTLLEESISAYLAHFQERNIRVEYNVSPTLPALLVHGDRFRQLWRLLLIEEITHLHPGDYVRIRATMQRDATGQEQAVMVLTDNGAWGAQDRAANLFDPFFTRSRKPDDFGVNMMACYVTLHLHGGSIEAKRLEPQGLELTMRLPLDPNQNTQEADDFFQRATQHEERWRQREELAA from the coding sequence ATGAATGCGCCCCCCACGTCACCCCCTAAATACCACGTGCTCTACGTGGACGATGAGGAGAAAGCCCTCCACTACTTCCGTCAGATGTTCGAGGATGAATTCATCATCCACACGGCCACCAATGCGGCGGAAGGCTATCGCATTCTGGAAGCGTATGGCCATCAAATCGGCATCTTACTCACGGATCAGCGCATGCCGGGGGAAAGCGGTGTGGAATTGATGGACCGTGCACGCCGTCTGCATCCCAATCTGGTGCGCATCTTAGTCACGGCCTTCACAGACTATCAGACCGCAGTGAAAGCCGTGAATGAAGGCCGCGCCTATCGCTATCTTCATAAGCCGCTGGATCCTGAGCAACTGGCATCAGTCCTCCGACAGGGCATGGAATACTACGCCACGCTGATGGAGCGTGAAACCCTGCTCACGGAGAATGCCGAAAACATCCGCAGCACCCTCATGGCCGACCGCGTGGCAGGCATGGGGATCATGGCGGAAGGGCTGAATCATCACCTGCGTAACGCTCTCACCGTGGTGCGTGCCTTCATCGACCTCGCGCCCATGAAACTCATGGAGGAGATCGAAGGACGACCGCCTCGGGATGCCAACTTTTGGGTCGAAACGCAACATCAGGCCCAAGCCCAGATCGAGCGCATTCAGACCCTGTTGAATCATTTGGCCCACGCTTCGCATTCCCGGAAGCTGGAACGGAAAGATAGCATCCATCTGGGCACTTTACTGGAGGAGAGCATCAGCGCCTATCTCGCCCACTTCCAGGAGAGAAACATTCGCGTGGAATACAATGTCTCGCCGACCCTGCCAGCGTTGCTGGTGCATGGTGATCGCTTCCGCCAACTCTGGCGCCTGCTTTTGATCGAGGAGATCACCCATCTGCACCCGGGCGATTATGTGCGTATCCGGGCCACCATGCAGAGAGATGCGACCGGACAAGAACAGGCCGTGATGGTCCTCACCGACAATGGGGCCTGGGGCGCTCAGGATCGAGCTGCCAATCTCTTCGATCCGTTTTTCACCCGCAGCCGCAAGCCCGATGACTTCGGCGTCAATATGATGGCCTGCTACGTCACGCTGCATCTCCACGGCGGCAGCATCGAAGCCAAGCGCTTGGAACCTCAAGGGCTGGAGCTAACGATGCGGCTCCCGCTCGACCCAAACCAAAACACTCAGGAGGCCGACGATTTTTTTCAACGCGCCACCCAACATGAAGAGCGGTGGCGGCAACGGGAAGAACTCGCCGCTTGA
- a CDS encoding sensor histidine kinase, whose translation MIALASNPPNTAPLHFPPASRHVVVAPQAAPQVDPKILVAAEKSARFEGEIQEHNLRNAKLGAWFVMVLVPFCAILDWLAYPSQFWDFLLLRVFCSALCIPLLLALDRPWAARFHRVYPVILPLLPALAICLMIYFSGDGASSYYAGLMLCLIGTSFVFHWTFREIGFTVALVLAFYLAATVPNLKFDGDLRSIGLFINNTLFILLTCVILYCGSRQHHAIRLREFVNRCKVEAQREELTRRNEELSSTLQRLRETEAQLNQSEKLASIGRLSAGIVHEINNPLNFVKSALYVLKKKTRGLPDETVDSMTEILHDISEGVDRVASIVADLRTFAHPENKGACPVSLNLAQAKASRLMAKQVGDAGAILQADIPDDFVALGDENHIIQILLNLLQNSLDAMEGQESPEITLRATRDGDDLLLSIRDNGSGIPEDHLQRIFDPFFTTKEVGQGMGLGLSLCYRMMQGMGGTITAASRAGMFTEFTLRFKPAAAPAAV comes from the coding sequence GTGATCGCCCTGGCCAGTAACCCCCCGAACACGGCTCCGCTGCACTTCCCGCCAGCGAGCCGTCACGTGGTGGTGGCCCCGCAGGCAGCACCGCAGGTGGATCCGAAAATCCTCGTTGCCGCTGAAAAGTCCGCCCGATTTGAAGGTGAAATTCAAGAGCACAATCTCCGAAATGCCAAGCTCGGCGCTTGGTTCGTGATGGTTCTCGTGCCTTTCTGCGCGATCTTGGATTGGCTGGCTTATCCCAGTCAGTTTTGGGATTTCCTCCTCCTCCGGGTGTTCTGCTCCGCGTTGTGTATTCCCCTACTTTTAGCGCTGGATCGGCCCTGGGCGGCCCGTTTTCATCGGGTGTATCCAGTGATTCTGCCCTTGCTGCCAGCTCTGGCCATCTGCCTGATGATCTACTTCAGTGGCGATGGGGCCTCCAGCTACTATGCCGGGCTGATGCTGTGCTTGATCGGCACGTCCTTCGTCTTCCATTGGACCTTCCGCGAGATCGGATTCACCGTCGCCTTGGTGCTGGCCTTTTATCTCGCCGCCACAGTGCCTAACTTGAAGTTTGACGGCGACCTCCGATCCATCGGTCTGTTCATCAACAACACCCTCTTCATCCTGCTGACCTGCGTCATCCTCTACTGCGGCAGCCGCCAGCATCATGCGATCCGTCTGCGTGAGTTTGTCAACCGATGCAAGGTAGAAGCTCAGCGCGAGGAACTGACCCGGCGTAACGAAGAACTCTCCAGCACCCTGCAACGCCTGCGTGAAACCGAGGCGCAGCTCAATCAAAGTGAAAAGCTGGCCTCCATCGGCCGCCTGAGCGCAGGCATCGTTCACGAGATCAACAATCCGCTGAACTTCGTCAAATCCGCCCTCTACGTCTTAAAGAAGAAAACTCGGGGGCTTCCCGATGAGACGGTCGATTCCATGACCGAAATTCTCCATGACATCAGCGAGGGTGTGGATCGGGTGGCTTCCATCGTGGCGGATCTGCGCACCTTTGCCCATCCTGAGAATAAGGGGGCCTGCCCGGTGAGTCTGAACCTCGCCCAGGCCAAGGCCTCCCGTCTGATGGCCAAACAAGTGGGCGATGCAGGGGCGATTTTACAGGCCGACATTCCCGATGATTTTGTGGCGCTGGGAGATGAAAATCACATCATCCAGATCCTCTTGAATCTGCTGCAAAACAGCCTGGATGCCATGGAAGGCCAGGAGTCTCCGGAGATCACGCTGCGGGCGACACGGGATGGGGATGACCTCCTGCTCAGCATCCGCGACAATGGCTCGGGCATCCCGGAAGACCATCTCCAACGTATCTTTGACCCATTCTTCACCACCAAGGAAGTCGGCCAGGGCATGGGCCTCGGCTTAAGCCTCTGCTACCGCATGATGCAGGGGATGGGTGGGACGATCACCGCCGCCAGCCGCGCTGGCATGTTCACTGAGTTTACCCTTCGCTTCAAACCCGCTGCCGCCCCTGCTGCCGTATGA